In Anthocerotibacter panamensis C109, the sequence GCCATGACCTTGGGACTCCCCTCCGCTACTCTCTATAACCTCAGGCGTCACCCCGAGGACCGCTCCAGCCTCTTCGCGGCCCTACTTATCCTCGGCATGCTCCTAGGTTGTACGGCGACGGCGACGGGCGTGCTTTTTATCCCCCTATGGTTAGCTAACTACCCGCCAGATATCATTCACACCGCGCAGTGGTTTATGGTGGCAGCCCCCGTCAGCCTGCTGGCACTGACGTTTACCTCGGCATTAGAGGCGCTCGATGCCTTCCACCTCTCCAATCTGGAGCGCTTCCTACAACCGCTATTGACCCTGTGTGGGCTGGTCGGTCTGCTCTTAACGGGGACGCTCACCCCCTTTACCTCCGCCCTTGCCTACTTGATGCCGATCCTGCCGCTCTTTTTGTGGCGGCTGGTTTATCTCTGGATACGGTTGCGCCCACGCTGGGTAAAACTAAAAACCTCCTTCCAGCGGCTGGTGAGCTATGGGGTGCGCTCCTACGGCATCGACCTTGCCGGTACGCTGGCGGCTCAGATCGATCAGGTATTGGTAGTAGGTCTGCTCAACCCTTACCACATGGGGATGTATGCCGTGGCGCTGAGCCTGTCACGGGTCCTCAATATCTTCCAAGCCGCGATAGCCACCGTCCTCTTCCCCCGACTCGCCGCCCGTCCGCCCGCTGAAGTGGTGGCGGTCACCGGGCAAGCTGTGCGGGTGAGCACCGCCTTGAGCCTACTGGTAGCCGGGAGTGTTGTGCTGGTCGGGCCGGTAGTTTTGCATCTGCTGTATGGGCCTGAGTACGCGGAGGCTGTGGCGGTATTTCGCATTTTGGTGGTGGAAGTCGTGCTGGGCGGTGCGGTGCTGGTCCTGGCTCAGACGTTTATGGCCCTGGGTAAACCCGGTGCTGTCACCATCTGGCAAACGGTCGGGCTGGGGTTGAGTGTGCCCTTGCTGCTGCTACTTATCCCCGCCTTTGGGCTGGTGGGGGCGGGTCTGGCGCTCTTGTGCTCGACGGGCGCACGGTTGCTTTTGATGCTGCTGAGCTACCCGCTGGTCCTAAAAATCCCCCCACCCAGCCTGGTGCTTACCCGTGATGACCTCCGGCTACTCACCCGGCTGCTGCCCCATCAGCCCTGAGCGTTGAGACGACCCTGCGAGCAAGCCTTAGAGGACTTCACCATGCGCATTTTGCATATCCTCAATGACCTGCGCAACCTGGGTAACGGCATTGTCAATCATGTCGTGGACCTCAGCATCGAGGAGCAAGCCCTAGGCCATCAGGTCACCATTCTCTCCTCAGGCGGGGAGTACGAGGCGCTTCTGGCTCAGCAAGGAGCTACCCTCAGCCCCTTGGTGATGAACCGCAGCCTATGGTTAAATCCAGGGCGGGTGCGCCGAGCCCTCCAACAGGTCAGCCGCCAGATCCGGGATTTTGATCTGGTTCACTGTCATATGGTGAGTGGCCTTTTGCTTGCCTATCCCGCCTGTCGGTGGCATGGCATTCCTTTAATAGCGACGGTCCACAATTCTTGGCAGACCCATGCCCGCTTGATGGGGCTTGCGCATCAGATCATCGCTGTCAGTCAGGCAGTAGCGCGGGAGGTCCAGACTTGGGGCGTCGCCTCAGACCGGGTGGCTGTAGTCAAAAATGGCACCGTCGGTACCCTGCGCTACCGGTCTACCCCCGCCGCCGGGACCCCGGCACGCCCCCCCGGTGTCCGCCGAGTCTTGACCATTGCCGGACTCTTTGAGCGTAAGGGCATTCATATCCTCTTGGAGGCTGTGCCTCGGGTCATCGCTCGGATACCGCAGGCGCAGTTTTGTCTGGCGGGGGATGGCCCGGACCGCTTGCGTTTTGAAGCGATGGTCCGGGACTTGGGTATTGGTCGCTGGGTGTCGTTTTGGGGCTTTCAGCCACGGGTGGACCAACTGCTGCTCACCGTAGACCTGCTGGTCCATCCTGCGCTGCAAGAGCCTTTCGGATTGGTGCTGACCGAGACGATGGCGGCCGGAGTCCCCATCGTGGCTACGGCGGTAGATGGCATTCCCGAAGTGCTCGCAGGCGGTAAGGCGGGGCTTTTGGTCCCGCCGCGCGACCCCAAAGCTTTGGCGGAGGGCATCCTCACCCTCTTAGGGAATCCCGCCCTGTGTACAGAATTTTCCCAGCGCGGACGGGCGGAAGCCCTGCACTATGCCACCGGGCGGATGGCTGCTGAAACCCTGACAGTCTATGAACGAGCCTTAGCCCGCGCCAAGCGCCCGCTCAAGGTCGCAGGCTAGGGCTTGCTCGTCAGGGTCTGGTTGAGGGTGTTGTTGGTCTCGTTGCTTTCGGGGATGCGGTTGACATCATCGACCCAGGCTTCGATATTGTGGGTGCCCGCTACAGCGCTCCAGGGGAAGTTGGCGGTGAGGGTCACCGAAGCGCCAGGAGCGAGGCTGGCGGTGTTGGTGTCCGAGTAGGTCAAGAGTGCGCCATTGGCGGTACTGCGGTCCCGAAAAGCGACCCCGATGATTGTCCCGGCAGGAGTGGCAATGGTGCCCTGGTTCTTGACTACTGCCGTGAAGGTGACTGGGCTACCGGGGGTGAGGCTGGCAGCTTGGTACCCGGTGCTGGTGACCACGAGGTCTGGTTTCCCGGACGGTGGGGGGGTGTTACTGACTGTGAGGGTCTGGTTGAGGGTGTTGTTGGTCTCGTTGCTTTCGGGGATGCGGTTGACATCATCGACCCAGGCTTCGACATTGTGGGTGCCCAAGGTGGCACTCCAGGGGAAGTTGGCGGTGAGGGTCACCGAAGCACCAGGAGCGAGGCTGGCGGTGTTGGTGTCCGAGTAGGTCAAGAGTGCGCCATTGGCGGTACTGCGGTCCCGAAAAGCGACCCCGATGATTGTCCCGGCAGGGGTAGCCGTGGCACCTTGGTTCTTGACTACTGCCGTGAAGGTGACTGGGCTACCGGGGGTGAGGCTGGCAGCTTGGTACCCGGTGCTGGAGATCAAGAGGTCTGGCTGCCCCCCAGACGCAGGTGGAGGCGGGGCGGAGGAAGGGCTAAGTTTAACCACCAAAGGGTAGTCCGGCACGTTCAGGTTGATCTGCGTCGGGTTGGTGAATTGCCCGGTGGAATTGGTGGAGGTGTTGGGCAGGTAGGTGGTCGCCTGAGTGATGCGCGTAGCCAGGTTCAGGGTGACTTGGGTGGGCGCGACGTAGATATCCTGTCCCGAGCGGGCTTCCCCCGGCCAATATGAGCTTTTGGCTGCCTGCCACAGGATTAAGTAAAAGCTCCCGTCACTTTTCTGGAGCAGGGTATGGCGCAGGTTGGTAGTGTTGCCCGACAGGGTGTAGTCCAGAGAACCCGGTGTGAACTTGGCTCCCGGTTCTTTTAACAGGGCGAGCAGGTTCTTGACGGCAGTGAAGGCGGGCTTGGGGGAACCATCGTTGTGCAAGATCCCGTAGTGGTACTCCGGTTCCGTGCAGTTGTCCGGCTTCTCGTCGATAAACTCATAAATATAGGTGCGCACCAGCCCCGTATTGAACCATTGGAGGTAGAAGCGCGGGACGTACTTGCCTTGAGCGGCTTCGGTGATGCCGGTACCTACGCCGGGGCAACCTGCGTCATAGCCCGTCTCCGAAGCCCACATCGGCTTGTTGCCGAAGGGTTTAGCCCGAAAAGCAGTCTCGACGGCGATATTGTTGGGGGCGGCATTGTTTTGGTCGTTATCGGGAGGGAAATAACGCAGCGGGTGCATATTCGAGAAGTCAACATAGGGGCTGAGGTCGCCGACAGTGTTGGTGGCATCAAAAGTGACGAAGGCTGTGCCAATCATCGGTAGGTTGGCTACCGCCGGGTCTGACTTGAACGCTGCTCGCAGGCTGGCATCGTAGTTTTTGAGGGTGGTGCGCCAGTTGGAGTCGCCGGAGATATCGTACTCGTTGGGCTGCTCGACCGCTTCTATGGAAGGAGCTACGGTCTTGGCAATCGCCACCGCCCGCGCCGGGTCAATGCCGTCGCGTGGGTCCATCACCAACAAGGAGCGGATGCCCACACCTGCCAGGTCATTGAGCTTTTGGAAGAACTGCGCGTCGTCTCCGCCATCGCGGATATGGCGCACGCCCAACTCTTGTAGCTTGGGCTTGATGAGACCGTAGTAGTTGCCGTAGACGGTGTCCGTATAGCGCAAGTGCACCGCCACACCGACGGAATCCACAAAGCTGTCGGCACTCCTGGCTCGCTCGGGGGCTGCCTGTGCCATCGGATTCATGAGGCCCAGCAGACCCATAGCCATCAGCGAAAGCCAAATCTTCGACCCACTGTGACTCCCTCGCTCCGACTTATCTCGGTGGCCCACTCGATGAAAAATCTGCATAAAGTCCCCTGCTCTAAACGTTTTTCCTTAGGTAGGTTTACATGTTTTTCTTAAGTCCAAATTCGTAGAACTACGGAAATACAGTAAGTAACCATGAAAATAAATCTGTGGGGCTCAAGGCACGTTCCCATCTGGGTTTTGGGCTTATAGCTTGTCGCCTCTTATCTATCAATAAGAGTAGAGTCTGCTGGTATTACCGTATGTGCTACTAAAAAATATCCAGTTTTTTCGGTTTCCTAAAAAACTTTTTTGTGCTAAAGCAAAGACTTGACATATAACGGGAATTGCTGATGCTAAAAGTTTTAAAGTGTGCTCAGACTGCTTATTTAATTTTTATACTTATTCTTTCTTTGGTATGTCTATTTTATCACTTTACTTATTTCATGGCTTCAGTCTCCTCTCACCAAATTTCTAGGTGGATCGATTGTACCAACCCATCCTCGATGCGAATGTTGTGAACGAATACTGCTCTATTTATCAGGATATCTTTAGCGATATCCGTAACTACGAACACTTCAAATATCTCCATCTGGGGCTCATCTCAGGGATACCCAAAAAGTCCCTCCCGGCGATTGCTGAAACGGTAGGTTTGGGCAATGGTCAATCGTTACATCACTTTTTGGTCAACACGCCCCTGAATCTCAAGGACCTCCGCCACCAACGCCTAGTGCTGACACGCCAAATCCTTGACCAAAAGCCGTTTTTTCTCTGTATTGACGAAACCGGAGACAAGAAAAAAGGCGATACCACGGATTATGTTGCCCTCCAGCATGTCCCTAACCTCAACCGTAATGAGCGCAGTCTGGTGTCCCTCAATAGTTATGCTCTGTGGGATCAATTAGCTTTTCCATTACTCTTTAATGTATTCAAGCCACGCAGTCGCCTAAAAGCTGCTGATATCTATAAAACCAAGCCAGGACTAGCCATTGAGATGATCGAAGAATTACAGGAGCAAGATTTTCCTTTTAAGTTGGTCTTGATCAACAGTCTCTATAGCGAAACAAGTACCTTGATCCAAGCTTTTAACGAATTAAATTTAGACTTTATTATCGCGGCTCGACTCGACTATGAAGTATGGTTGCGCCCCGGTCCCCGTGTGACGTTTCGGCGTTGGCAGAATCTGGATATAACCCAGGAAAATACAGGTGAGATCTATAGCATTCGTGAAATGTTGTTCAGGCGTCGCTCTGATATCCGTTACTACCAGATCGCTCCTCGCACGAGAGATCCTGAAGAACAGTCCTCCTGGCATATTATTACCAACCTACAAGGTAATTTCTTGCGGACGGCTGGCAACACTTTTGCTATAAAAGAACTCATCGAATTTGCCTTTAAGCGCAAACGAGATGACTTAGGTTGGTCTGACCATCGGCTGACGGATTACCACAGCATCGAGCGCTGGTGGGAGATCGTCTATAGCGCGTACTTGATGGTGAACCAACAGACTTTAACGCTGCCACCGACGTCTTAGCCTCCCTATTGTGCTTATCACAACACTACTTACCCCTTGAATTGGTACGACCATGCATAACTCATCTTCCGGCTTTGAGCGCCCTTTCCTCGCTTCTTCCGCTTCAACCAAAGAATTTCTCGGACCCCTCCTACAGCGTGGGGGCTCGGTCGTCCTGCTGGCTATGCTGGATGGGGGCTCGCTCTATCTGTCCACTGGGCTCGCAGCCCGTCTACTCGGGCGCGAGCGGCTCTGGGAAGGGCTGCTGGTGCCTCTTCTGCCGGTCGCAGTCACCTTTTTAGTCCTGGTGATGGGTAGTCTGCATCTCTATGACCGTTCGTTATGCCGACGCAGCTACCTACAGGTGGCCTTGGGCATCAGCAGTCCCTGGTTAGGAGCGCTCCTGGCGAGTCACTACTACGTAAATCTGGTCGGGGTCGAATGGCTCTTGCTGGTGGGTTGGGTGCTCGGTCTGCCTTTGGCGCTGTTGGGACGCTGGGTCTATGACACGTACACCTATGATTACCATCGCCGCCAGTGGACTGGGGCGGCGACCCTCTTGGTCGGGGATCTCCAGGCTGAAACCTTTTTGACACAAGCCTTCCCGGAACTGAGCGCAGCATGGCTATGGGTCGGACGGGTCGGCTCAGACGCGCAGGCGCTCGGCCCTCTAGAGGACCTACCCCGCCTGGTCCAACAGCATCGCGTGCGGCTGTTGGTGCTCTCCGCCTCCGCCCTCACCCCCCAACTGAGCCGTCTGGCGCTTTACTGTAGCGATACCCTGGGTGTCAAGCTCCTGGTCATTCCCCCGCCCCTGTCCATCCACAAGCGCCTAGACCCTTTCAGCCGCACCGATGGTAGGGGCGTGGGGCTTCTGGAAGTCCGCGAATCCCGCAGCTACCGACTGCAATACCTTGCCAAGCGCACCTCCGACATCCTAGGGGCGGGTGTGGGCGTGGTACTGTTGAGCCCCTTGCTTCTGGGGATTGCCCTGTTGATTTATCTGGAGGACCAAGGACCAATGCTCTTCCGACAGCGGCGCTTGGGTTTGGGTGGGGAGCCTTTCTGGGTATGGAAATTTCGCACAATGGTCCCAGATGCGGAGGCGCGTCTAAAAGACCTGGAGCGCTTTAACGAATCTGAGGGCGGGGTGCTCTTCAAGATGAAAGCGGACCCTCGGGTGACACGGGTGGGGAGCTTTTTGCGACGGACCAGCCTGGACGAGTTGCCGCAACTCTTTAATGTGTTGCAGGGGCATTTGAGCCTAGTCGGACCCCGCCCCCTCCAGTTGCGCGACTGTGCCCTCTGTGCAAAGCAGTACCCCGATAGCTTTAGCCTGCGTCTGAGTGTCTTGCCTGGAGTGACGGGTCTGTGGCAGGTGAGCGGACGCTCGGATGTGGGGGTGGAGCATATGCTCAAACTAGATGCAGCTTATGTCGAGAACTGGTCTTTGGGCCTAGATCTGCGTATTCTCTGGCAGACGATCACGGTAGTTCTGGCAAACAAAGGCGCGTACTAATGCGGACATCGGGGAGGATAGCTTGATAGCGCGCAGCATACCGGTCAATAAAATTAAGCGTGGGTTCAGGTGCGGGAACAGTCATGGCGACCTCCTAAAATCAGGTCGGTTTCTACTTCTACTCTGACGGGTTTAACAAAAGAGGGATAAGGCCATCGCCCTATAGCAACTTCTCCAGCCGTTGACGCAAGAGGTCCAGCTCCGACAGTGGAGCATCGGGCTCTTCTGCATCAGGTACTTCTGCTTCTGCCGACCAGTCCAATTGGTCCAGATTTTTGTCGGGCGGGACGGCCAGTGTGCCCTTCTCGATGATACTCAAGCCCAAGTCCGCACTTTCACAAAACGCCTGGAGTTCTTTCTCATCAAGTACTTCGACCGATGCGCTTAAAAAATCTTGGGCTTCGAGCAGCAGAGCATAGCGCGTGGCGTCGTCCTCATCCTCAAAGGCCACCACCGTGTTCTGACCTTCTACGGCCAGCGTGTAGATGCCTTCGTTGTCAGAACCTGCGTTAAACAGTAAAACCGATAGCCGCATGGAGACCCCCCAGAGGACTATTTAGCTCATTATATAAATCCACAGCGCATCAAAACGCTGGGATGGATGGGTCAGGGGAGAATTTTGTACCAGATGCCGGTGGTCAGACTCGAACTGACACGGATTGCTCCATTCGATTTTGAGTCGAACGCGTCTACCATTTCACCACACCGGCAGGCTTTTTATTATACCAACGATCCGACTCGCTGTTCGACCCCAAACCCAATCAGCAAAGGCTCAGTGAGCGGTCCATGATCCGGTTTGCGGAAATTGATGATGCGCCGTAGCCGCAAGTCCGGGTTGAGGAAGGTGATCGAGTCCACTGAGACCACCCGCGTATAGGGCGTGGTCATCAGCATCTCAGCGCGCTCCGGGTCATAGCGAAACTGTGAAGCGATGGGCCGGTCCTCCTCATAAGCCCGGTCGCGCAGATAGAGCCCTTCGCGGTCTCCTCCCTGCGTCGGCAGAAACAAAATATTGAGCGTCATCGCCACTTTCTCGCCCGTCTCGGACGTGGTGTCAAAGGCCAAGTGAAAGCCCCCGCCTATGGCCTCTCCAGGGTCAGTCTGATGATTATCCGTGAGGACCTTGGCCCGCCCCTGCGGTAAAAGCGGCTGCACATAATAATTGGTGTGGGAGCGCTCCGTCCGCATCTCCGGCAAATAGTAATAGGTCCGCTCAATCGTCCACCGCCCGGTACACTGCTCAAAAAATCCTGTCAACGCCAGCATTGGCCTGCTCCGAATCCTACTGTTATCCTAAAGCGCCCGTGTCCTCTAGATACAGCCCTCCTCTTATTCCGATGGGTTAACAGTACAATGAGGGCATCTTGAGCATCGCCGCCATGGTAATCGCCCAGCGCTCCAGCTTTATCCCCGCTGCTACCGACCTGACCCAACTGGTTGGGAATACCCCCTTGGTCCGCCTCAATCGGGTGGTGGCAGGTTTAGCCTCCGGGGTCGAAATCTACGGTAAGGCTGAATATTTCAACCCCGGAGGCTCCGTCAAGGACCGCCCCGCCCTCCATATGATCCTGCAAGGGGAGCGCAGCGGCGAACTTACCCCTGAGAAGACCCTCCTTGATGCCACCTCAGGCAATACGGGCATCGCCTACGCCTGGATCGCAGCAGCGCGGGGCTATCAGGTAAAACTCGCCCTACCACTCAATGCCAGCGAAGAGCGCAAGCGTATCCTCAAAGCCTATGGCGTAGACTTGGTCCTGACCGACCCAGCGCAGGGATCGGACGGCGCAATCCTCAAAGCCCGCGAACTCTATGCCGCTGAGCCAGAGCGCTATTTTTACCCCGACCAGTACAGCAACCCCAACAACTGGCGGGCGCACTACCTGACCACCGGGATCGAGATCTATGAACAGACCCAGGGCCGGGTGACCCACTTCGTGACCGGCTTGGGCACTTCTGGCACCTGTATGGGCGTGGGCAGGCGACTGCACGAATATAACCCCGCTATCCAGGTCCTCTCGATGCAGCCGGACTCGCCTTTTCATGGCCTTGAGGGGCTCAAGCACATGGAGACTGCCATTGTCCCGCCCATCTACGATCCCAGCGTGGCTGACACCCAGGTCGAAGTCTCGACCGAGGCTGCGCAAAAAATGGTCAAACGTCTGGCCCGCGAGGAAGGACTCCTCGTCGGTATCTCCGCTGGAGCAAACGTCGTTGCCGCCCTGCGCGTGGCCCAAAACCTGACCGAGGGCGTAGTGGTGACGGTCCTGTGCGACAGCGCAGATAAATATCTTTCCGAACGTTTTTGGGACGAACCGTAGCGTGATCTCCCTCACCCCCGTGCTGTGAGGGCTCTAACACCCCCGCTTGTAAGTCCGTGGGTTAATGGGGGGTAACGCCTGGAGCCCCCACCATGTTCATCCTCACTCCCGACCAAGTCGCCCGTTGCCCCCTCTCGCTCGATGACCGGGGCACCGCCCTCTTCAGTGGCTTGGAATACCACGGACGGGTCTACACAGCCATCAAAGAATATCCCCTAAGCGAGTCTCACCGTGCCCTCGCCCACTGCCGCGAATTACTGGACCAGGACATCTGCTGCCTTTTCCTCCAGGAGGCGAATAAGTTGTCGCTCTGGATCGCCCAAGCCGGTCTACGCAAAGTTGGGGTGGAACGTCCGTCGGGAACAACGCTGCGTTATCGAGGCGCTGCCATTCCCATCCCGGAATCTTTCTCGTCGCCTGCTCTGCGTACCATCTAGGTCTAGGCAGCACCGGGCTAAAAGCGCAGTTAGCCCCCCGCATAGGTGCTTAAGGAACAGCAGAATCTTTGCGCTGACGCCACTTGCTTTGGAAAAAACTGATCATCACACCCAAAAAGAAAATACCCAGAGAAGGATTGATCACCAGCGTCCACGCCTGCCTAAAGAACCCCCAGCCCAGGTCTGCCCGAAAAAGATAGAGCGCTACAACCAAAACAGTGAACCACAAAAAACACAGCCCTAAAAAGAGCAGGTTTACCATCAAAAACTTGTCCCAGAGCACGCGCATGTACAACCTTTCTCGGTCTGTGAATTTTCTGCTTTATTGGAAAAACTGCACCCTATTTTTTTAGTGGAACGCCTAAAACTTAACTTTAATAAACGAAAAGCTTTTAGCGCAGCGGTCGATTCAGTTAAGTATGATTTCTGGTACAGTCATTTGGTGGAGCCAAGCGGGGTCGAACCGCTGACCTCTTGAATGCCATTCAAGCGCTCTACCAACTGAGCTATGGCCCCACATTGCTTGTTTATCCTGACATACTTAGGGATGCGTGTCAATGACCAGAGTTGAGGATAAAACCCGTGTGATAGTGCGGGTTCCGGCTACATCGGGGAATGTGGGGCCGGGGTTTGATTGCCTGGGGGTTGCGCTGGGGCTATACAACTCGTTTTGTTTTCAGTCAGCTCCAGAATTTAGGATCAGGGTGACCGGTGCAGAGGCAGTCGGTCTGGAATTGGGTCCAGATAATCTGGCCTACCGCAGTTTTTGCTATCTATTCACCCGACTTGGTCTGGAGATCCCTACTGTGGCCCTGGAAGCAGACCTCCAGGTGCCCCTTGCCCGAGGGCTGGGCAGTTCGGCCACGGCGATTGTCGGGGGCCTTGTAGCCGCCAATACTTGGGCTGGGGAGCCTGTCAGCCCGCAGACGCTTGTGGATTGGGCCACGCAACTGGAGGGCCACCCGGACAATGTCGCTCCAGCCCTCCTGGGTGGCTGTCAATTGAGCCTCGCCAAACAGGGCAGCGTCGTCTGTATGTCCTTACCCTGGCTAGAGCAGGTGGTTCCGGTGGCTGTAGTCCCAGCATTTGGTCTCTCGACCGCCAAGGCGCGGGCGGTCCTGCCTACCGTCGTACCGCGTGAGGATGCCCTCTTCAACAGTGCCCATCTGGGGCTGTTGGTAGCCGCACTAGAGCAGGGGCGCACTGACTGGCTCACCCTGGCCCTTGAGGACCGCCTCCACCAGCCCTACCGCGCCCCACTCGTCCCCGGCATGGACCAGATCATGGCTGTCGCCCGTGCCCAAGGAGCCTACGGCGTGGTCCTGAGCGGTGCTGGGCCGACGCTCCTTGCGCTCACCGCCCCGACCCGCCAAGAGCAGGTGGCCCAGGCGATGGTCGAAGCTTGGGCCAATCTTGGCATTCAAGCTAAAGCACACATCCTTCGGGTGGACACGCAAGGCACGCAGATAGAAAGATAGATGCACCTCAGAGTAGGGTATTTGTCTCCTGACTCAGAGCAAAGAGGACATCGGTATCTGCATACTGGTCATCGGCTTGGAGGCGGTGCAGGTGGGCGTAGATGCCGTTTTGCTGGAGGAGTTGGGCGTGGTTGCCCGTCTCGGCAATCCTGCCATCGTCGAAGACCACGATCTGGTCGGCATCCCGGACCGTACTCAGCCGGTGGGCGATGATGATTACCGTGCGCGTGCCGAGGATGTCCTGCATCGCCAGTTGGATCGCCCGCTCCGACTCATAGTCCAAACTGGAAGTCGCCTCATCAAAAATCAGGATATCCGGGTCACAGATGAGGGCACGGGCGATGCCCAGCCGTTGCTTTTGGCCCCCAGAGAGGCGGACGCCCCGTTCCCCGACCACCGTTTGATAACCTTCAGCGAAGAGGTTCAAAAATTCATCCACCCGCGCCATTCGACAAGCTCGTTCCACCTGTGCGAGCGTCACATGGGGATTTCCATAGGTGAGATTGGCGAGGAGCGTGTCATTAAAGATATCCACATCCTGATGGACAATAGCCAGACGCCTACGCAAGCCACGCACATCCAGCGTGCGGATGTCTTGACCATCCACGAGGACCTGACCGCCGGAGGGCTCAAAGTAGCGCAACAGCAGCTTGATCAACGTGGACTTCCCCGAGCCCGAACGCCCAACGAGCGCGACGGTCTGCTTGGGGGCGATGACTAAATGGAGGTCTTTGAGCACTAACCGCTCGGGACTATAGCCAAAGGAGAGACCGCGCACCTCCACTTGGCCCATAAATTGATACTGGGGGACAGGCTTGGACTGGAGTACTTGGGCGTCCGTGTGGGTCGGTTCTCCGAGAAAGTCGTGGAAGCGCAACATGGAGGCGAGTCGGCGGGCGAAGACCTCGGCGATGATCCCAATGGGGGTGACCTCGGCGTAGGCAATGCTCGTGATCGTAAGCAGCGTGATGAAGTGACCAATGGAAATCCGCTCGCCTACCACCTGCCAGAGGGTATAGCAGAGAATGCCGAAGACGCAGCACTGGACAAAGCTGCGGCGCACAGTAGTCAGGCGTACATAGCCTTGGTGGACTTTGTAGTCCAGGATCGTAAACTCCCGCTCGTGGCGCTGGCATTGGCGGGCCAACTCTTCTTCTTCGGTGACAAAAGCGCGGACTGTCTTGATGTTGGTGATGAGTTCGGAAGTGCGGCTCTCCGTATTCTCCGCATAGCGGTCAAGGCGCTCCTCAACAGCAATCAAGCCCTTTAGCTGAAAAACGTTATAAGTAGTGATAAGCAGAAAAGACAGCCCAAAGAAAAGCGCCACCCCTAAATCGATCCACAACATCAGCACGAAGACCCCAAGGATGCGAAAACCTTTGGGGAGCAAATTTTGAGCAATATCCGGGAACGTCCAGGTATGGTTGGCAATCCCCCGCGCAATCCGCCCCGCCAGACGGCCTGAGTTATTCTGATCGAAGTATTCCAGCGGCAGGGTCAAAATTTTACGGTGGGCTTTCTCGAAATGGTCCCGGCGGGCACGAAAAGCCGTATCCCAACTGAACCACTCCCCGACCCAAGGTTGGATGGGCGCAACCAGGACAGTCGTGCAGGCCACCACTCCCAAGAGCACCATCAACATCAGGTTCCGGCCCACGGGCTGACCGGTAAGAGCACTTACCCAGGTGGTTAGACCTCCCACGAAGGGGTCGGTGGAGCCCCCCGCCAGGACGTTGACGATTTGCCCTGTAGCGTAGGGAATGGTGAGTTCCAGGACCTCAAGGACGCTTACGATAGCGATACTCAGGACCGTGATGCGAAAGTACGGCCTAAAGTAATAGAGGATATCCTTCAGTGCAGACATAACGAAGACACCAGGGAATAAGTTTCATGGTACCGGACCTCCTGAGGATGCGTTGTCAGGTCTTGTGAGCCCGCAGAAGATCTTGTGTGGACACAGGGAAATTTAGCCTTGGGCCAAGAACCTGTAGGTTAAGGGCGGCTGTACCGCTAAAAAATCGGACCCGTGAGGCAGTGAGCTTTAGTCACAATAGCGACGACCATTCAGTACATTGATGGCTCCGCCAATA encodes:
- a CDS encoding PLP-dependent cysteine synthase family protein, producing MVIAQRSSFIPAATDLTQLVGNTPLVRLNRVVAGLASGVEIYGKAEYFNPGGSVKDRPALHMILQGERSGELTPEKTLLDATSGNTGIAYAWIAAARGYQVKLALPLNASEERKRILKAYGVDLVLTDPAQGSDGAILKARELYAAEPERYFYPDQYSNPNNWRAHYLTTGIEIYEQTQGRVTHFVTGLGTSGTCMGVGRRLHEYNPAIQVLSMQPDSPFHGLEGLKHMETAIVPPIYDPSVADTQVEVSTEAAQKMVKRLAREEGLLVGISAGANVVAALRVAQNLTEGVVVTVLCDSADKYLSERFWDEP
- a CDS encoding ABC transporter ATP-binding protein, with translation MSALKDILYYFRPYFRITVLSIAIVSVLEVLELTIPYATGQIVNVLAGGSTDPFVGGLTTWVSALTGQPVGRNLMLMVLLGVVACTTVLVAPIQPWVGEWFSWDTAFRARRDHFEKAHRKILTLPLEYFDQNNSGRLAGRIARGIANHTWTFPDIAQNLLPKGFRILGVFVLMLWIDLGVALFFGLSFLLITTYNVFQLKGLIAVEERLDRYAENTESRTSELITNIKTVRAFVTEEEELARQCQRHEREFTILDYKVHQGYVRLTTVRRSFVQCCVFGILCYTLWQVVGERISIGHFITLLTITSIAYAEVTPIGIIAEVFARRLASMLRFHDFLGEPTHTDAQVLQSKPVPQYQFMGQVEVRGLSFGYSPERLVLKDLHLVIAPKQTVALVGRSGSGKSTLIKLLLRYFEPSGGQVLVDGQDIRTLDVRGLRRRLAIVHQDVDIFNDTLLANLTYGNPHVTLAQVERACRMARVDEFLNLFAEGYQTVVGERGVRLSGGQKQRLGIARALICDPDILIFDEATSSLDYESERAIQLAMQDILGTRTVIIIAHRLSTVRDADQIVVFDDGRIAETGNHAQLLQQNGIYAHLHRLQADDQYADTDVLFALSQETNTLL
- the thrB gene encoding homoserine kinase, which translates into the protein MTRVEDKTRVIVRVPATSGNVGPGFDCLGVALGLYNSFCFQSAPEFRIRVTGAEAVGLELGPDNLAYRSFCYLFTRLGLEIPTVALEADLQVPLARGLGSSATAIVGGLVAANTWAGEPVSPQTLVDWATQLEGHPDNVAPALLGGCQLSLAKQGSVVCMSLPWLEQVVPVAVVPAFGLSTAKARAVLPTVVPREDALFNSAHLGLLVAALEQGRTDWLTLALEDRLHQPYRAPLVPGMDQIMAVARAQGAYGVVLSGAGPTLLALTAPTRQEQVAQAMVEAWANLGIQAKAHILRVDTQGTQIER
- a CDS encoding phycobiliprotein lyase; the protein is MLALTGFFEQCTGRWTIERTYYYLPEMRTERSHTNYYVQPLLPQGRAKVLTDNHQTDPGEAIGGGFHLAFDTTSETGEKVAMTLNILFLPTQGGDREGLYLRDRAYEEDRPIASQFRYDPERAEMLMTTPYTRVVSVDSITFLNPDLRLRRIINFRKPDHGPLTEPLLIGFGVEQRVGSLV
- a CDS encoding DUF3110 domain-containing protein, with the protein product MRLSVLLFNAGSDNEGIYTLAVEGQNTVVAFEDEDDATRYALLLEAQDFLSASVEVLDEKELQAFCESADLGLSIIEKGTLAVPPDKNLDQLDWSAEAEVPDAEEPDAPLSELDLLRQRLEKLL
- a CDS encoding sugar transferase, yielding MHNSSSGFERPFLASSASTKEFLGPLLQRGGSVVLLAMLDGGSLYLSTGLAARLLGRERLWEGLLVPLLPVAVTFLVLVMGSLHLYDRSLCRRSYLQVALGISSPWLGALLASHYYVNLVGVEWLLLVGWVLGLPLALLGRWVYDTYTYDYHRRQWTGAATLLVGDLQAETFLTQAFPELSAAWLWVGRVGSDAQALGPLEDLPRLVQQHRVRLLVLSASALTPQLSRLALYCSDTLGVKLLVIPPPLSIHKRLDPFSRTDGRGVGLLEVRESRSYRLQYLAKRTSDILGAGVGVVLLSPLLLGIALLIYLEDQGPMLFRQRRLGLGGEPFWVWKFRTMVPDAEARLKDLERFNESEGGVLFKMKADPRVTRVGSFLRRTSLDELPQLFNVLQGHLSLVGPRPLQLRDCALCAKQYPDSFSLRLSVLPGVTGLWQVSGRSDVGVEHMLKLDAAYVENWSLGLDLRILWQTITVVLANKGAY